One Kitasatospora sp. MAP12-44 DNA segment encodes these proteins:
- a CDS encoding valine--tRNA ligase encodes MTDKTNQRPADHESGDNAAALPTTYAPAEVEGELYERWVERGYFTADAKSDKPPYTIVIPPPNVTGALHLGHAFQHTLMDALTRRKRMQGYEVLWLPGMDHAGIATQNRVEQQLAESGLSRHDLGREAFVEKVWEWKENYGGQILGQMRRLGDGVDWSRERFTMDEGLSQAVQTIFKKLFDDGLIYRAERIINWCPRCLTALSDIEVEHEDEAGELVSIRYGDGDESIVVATTRAETLLGDTAVAVHPDDERYAHLVGRTIALPLTDRRIPVVADTHVDPEFGTGAVKVTPAHDPNDFAIGQRHGLPNLTVMDERGVITVHGPFLGLDRHDARAAVVGALREQGRIVAEKRPYMHAVGHCSRCHTIVEPRLSLQWWVNVAPLAQAAGEAVRDGRVQIHPKELEGRYFSWVDNMHDWCISRQLWWGHRIPVWYGPDGEVICVGPDEQPPTGEGWHQDPDVLDTWFSSGLWPFSTLGWPEQTPDLAKFYPTDVLLTGHDIIFFWVARMMMFGLYAMDGQAPFHTIALTGLVRDQFGKKMSKSSGTAVDPLDWMNEYGADAVRFTLARGANPGADVPIGEDWVQGSRNFCNKIWNATRFALMNGATVEGPLPAPEEMTAVDRWILSRLQATITEVDALYDDYQFAKLSDTLFHYAWDEVFDWYVELSKTTLAKGGPQADAARRVLGEVLEVTLRLLHPVVPFVTDTLWTTLTGAESLVVTDWPVADDTRRDAAAEAEIATLQQVVTEVRRFRSDQGLKPGQKVPATLELAGTVLVAHEDAIRSLLRLTAPEDGFAATASLPVAGATVALDLSGTIDVPAERKRLQKDLAVAEKEKAQTAAKLGNEGFLAKAPDDVVVKIRARQAAAEADIERITAQLAALPQG; translated from the coding sequence GTGACCGACAAGACGAACCAGCGCCCCGCCGACCACGAGTCCGGGGACAACGCGGCAGCACTCCCTACCACCTACGCCCCGGCGGAGGTAGAGGGCGAGCTGTACGAGCGCTGGGTCGAGCGCGGCTACTTCACCGCCGACGCGAAGAGCGACAAGCCTCCGTACACCATCGTCATCCCGCCGCCGAACGTGACCGGTGCGCTGCACCTGGGTCACGCCTTCCAGCACACCCTGATGGACGCCCTGACGCGCCGTAAGCGGATGCAGGGTTACGAGGTGCTCTGGCTGCCGGGCATGGACCACGCCGGCATCGCCACCCAGAACCGCGTCGAGCAGCAGCTCGCCGAGTCCGGCCTCTCCCGCCACGACCTGGGCCGCGAGGCCTTCGTCGAGAAGGTCTGGGAGTGGAAGGAGAACTACGGTGGCCAGATCCTCGGCCAGATGCGCCGCCTGGGCGACGGCGTCGACTGGTCGCGCGAGCGGTTCACCATGGACGAGGGCCTGTCGCAGGCCGTCCAGACCATCTTCAAGAAGCTCTTCGACGACGGCCTGATCTACCGCGCCGAGCGCATCATCAACTGGTGCCCGCGCTGCCTCACCGCGCTCTCGGACATCGAGGTCGAGCACGAGGACGAGGCCGGTGAGCTGGTCTCGATCCGCTACGGCGACGGCGACGAGTCGATCGTGGTGGCCACCACCCGGGCCGAGACGCTGCTCGGCGACACCGCCGTGGCCGTCCACCCCGACGACGAGCGCTACGCCCACCTGGTCGGCCGCACCATCGCGCTGCCGCTGACGGACCGCCGCATCCCGGTGGTCGCCGACACCCACGTCGACCCGGAGTTCGGCACCGGCGCGGTCAAGGTGACACCCGCGCACGACCCCAACGACTTCGCGATCGGCCAGCGCCACGGCCTGCCCAACCTGACCGTGATGGACGAGCGCGGTGTGATCACCGTGCACGGCCCGTTCCTCGGCCTGGACCGGCACGACGCCCGCGCGGCCGTCGTCGGCGCGCTGCGCGAGCAGGGCCGGATCGTCGCCGAGAAGCGCCCGTACATGCACGCGGTGGGCCACTGCTCGCGCTGCCACACCATCGTCGAGCCGCGGCTCTCGCTGCAGTGGTGGGTCAACGTCGCGCCGCTGGCGCAGGCGGCCGGCGAGGCGGTGCGCGACGGCCGGGTGCAGATCCACCCGAAGGAGCTGGAGGGCCGCTACTTCAGCTGGGTCGACAACATGCACGACTGGTGCATCTCGCGCCAGCTCTGGTGGGGCCACCGGATCCCGGTCTGGTACGGCCCGGACGGCGAGGTCATCTGCGTCGGCCCCGACGAGCAGCCGCCCACCGGCGAGGGCTGGCACCAGGACCCGGACGTGCTGGACACCTGGTTCTCCAGCGGCCTGTGGCCGTTCTCCACGCTGGGCTGGCCGGAGCAGACCCCGGATCTGGCGAAGTTCTACCCGACCGACGTGCTGCTCACCGGCCACGACATCATCTTCTTCTGGGTCGCCCGGATGATGATGTTCGGCCTCTACGCGATGGACGGCCAGGCGCCGTTCCACACCATCGCGCTGACCGGCCTGGTCCGCGACCAGTTCGGCAAGAAGATGTCCAAGTCCTCGGGCACCGCGGTGGACCCGCTGGACTGGATGAACGAGTACGGCGCCGACGCCGTCCGCTTCACGCTGGCCCGCGGCGCCAACCCGGGCGCCGACGTGCCGATCGGCGAGGACTGGGTCCAGGGCTCGCGCAACTTCTGCAACAAGATCTGGAACGCCACCCGCTTCGCCCTGATGAACGGCGCCACGGTGGAGGGCCCGCTGCCGGCGCCCGAGGAGATGACGGCGGTCGACCGCTGGATCCTCTCCCGCCTGCAGGCGACCATCACCGAGGTCGACGCGCTCTACGACGACTACCAGTTCGCCAAGCTGTCGGACACCCTGTTCCACTACGCCTGGGACGAGGTCTTCGACTGGTACGTCGAGCTCTCCAAGACCACCCTGGCCAAGGGCGGCCCGCAGGCCGACGCCGCTCGCCGGGTGCTCGGCGAGGTCCTGGAGGTCACGCTGCGGCTGCTGCACCCGGTGGTCCCGTTCGTCACCGACACGCTGTGGACCACGCTCACCGGCGCCGAGTCGCTGGTCGTCACCGATTGGCCGGTGGCCGACGACACCCGTCGGGACGCCGCCGCCGAGGCCGAGATCGCCACGCTCCAGCAGGTGGTCACCGAGGTCCGCCGGTTCCGCTCCGACCAGGGCCTCAAGCCGGGCCAGAAGGTGCCGGCCACCCTGGAGTTGGCGGGCACCGTGCTGGTCGCGCACGAGGACGCGATCCGCTCGCTGCTGCGGCTGACCGCTCCCGAGGACGGCTTCGCGGCCACCGCCTCGCTGCCGGTCGCCGGTGCCACGGTCGCGCTCGACCTCTCCGGCACCATCGACGTGCCGGCCGAGCGCAAGCGCCTGCAGAAGGACCTCGCGGTCGCCGAGAAGGAGAAGGCCCAGACGGCCGCCAAGCTCGGCAACGAGGGCTTCCTGGCCAAGGCCCCGGACGACGTGGTCGTGAAGATCCGCGCCCGCCAGGCCGCCGCCGAGGCCGACATCGAGCGGATCACCGCCCAGCTGGCCGCGCTGCCGCAGGGCTGA